A section of the Microbulbifer pacificus genome encodes:
- a CDS encoding DUF4389 domain-containing protein — translation MNNEQIKHNLTSSEHWLRLVFMVLFAILLEVAGVVMLATIVLQFFFAIITGGPNDNLRQLGNQIASYIYQTLQFLIYNTEEKPFPFSEWPQS, via the coding sequence ATGAATAACGAACAGATCAAGCACAACCTGACCTCTTCCGAGCACTGGCTACGGCTGGTGTTTATGGTGCTGTTTGCGATCCTGCTGGAAGTGGCCGGTGTGGTGATGCTGGCTACCATCGTGCTGCAGTTTTTTTTCGCCATTATTACTGGCGGCCCGAACGACAATCTGCGCCAGCTCGGCAATCAGATTGCATCTTATATTTACCAGACCCTGCAGTTCCTGATTTACAACACCGAAGAAAAGCCCTTTCCCTTCTCGGAGTGGCCGCAGTCCTGA
- a CDS encoding 5-carboxymethyl-2-hydroxymuconate Delta-isomerase — protein MPHLVIEYSQQLEDTISIATLVKNGQQAMNGTGLFNASAIKTRAVPYRDFVLGNDEAGNKTFIHAEVRILEGRTTEQKEALSAAIFNSLCESAPEVPEISVEVRDMQKASYSKRVPF, from the coding sequence ATGCCTCATCTGGTGATCGAATATTCCCAACAACTGGAAGACACCATTTCCATTGCAACTCTGGTGAAAAATGGTCAGCAGGCCATGAACGGCACCGGGCTCTTCAATGCCAGCGCCATCAAGACCCGCGCGGTACCCTATCGGGATTTCGTGCTGGGCAATGACGAAGCTGGCAACAAGACGTTTATCCACGCGGAAGTGCGGATTCTCGAAGGCCGCACCACCGAACAGAAAGAAGCCCTGAGCGCGGCCATCTTCAACAGCCTGTGCGAATCCGCGCCGGAAGTACCGGAAATTTCCGTGGAAGTGCGGGATATGCAGAAGGCCAGCTACTCCAAGCGGGTCCCCTTCTAA
- the folE gene encoding GTP cyclohydrolase I FolE translates to MKEHYAHILEAIGEDLERPGLKDTPLRAAKAMQYLTRGYQQTVEEVVNEALFPSDCSEMVLVKDIELYSLCEHHLLPFIGKAHVAYIPDGKVLGLSKVARIVDMFARRLQIQEQLTVEIAETIQRVTGAAGVGVIIEAKHMCMMMRGVEKQNSVMKTSAMLGSFRSQQATRNEFLSLIR, encoded by the coding sequence ATGAAAGAACACTACGCACACATCCTTGAAGCCATTGGCGAAGACCTGGAACGCCCGGGCCTGAAAGACACCCCGCTGCGCGCGGCCAAGGCCATGCAATACCTTACCCGCGGCTATCAGCAGACGGTGGAAGAAGTCGTGAACGAGGCGCTCTTCCCGTCCGACTGCAGCGAGATGGTACTGGTCAAAGATATCGAGCTCTACTCACTGTGCGAGCACCACCTGCTGCCGTTTATCGGCAAGGCCCACGTGGCCTACATTCCCGACGGCAAGGTGCTGGGGCTGTCGAAAGTGGCGCGCATTGTAGACATGTTTGCCCGTCGTTTGCAGATTCAGGAACAGCTTACGGTGGAAATCGCCGAGACCATCCAGCGCGTGACCGGTGCTGCGGGCGTGGGCGTGATCATTGAAGCGAAGCACATGTGCATGATGATGCGCGGAGTGGAAAAGCAGAACTCGGTGATGAAAACCTCCGCCATGCTCGGTTCCTTCCGCAGTCAGCAGGCCACCCGCAACGAGTTCCTGTCCCTGATCCGTTAA
- a CDS encoding alpha/beta fold hydrolase, whose amino-acid sequence MSPSPREITLDLQGNTIAARQWGNPDGVPVLALHGWLDNCASFDAMAPHLQSLNLVAVDMAGHGQSYHRHRDANYTVWTEIEDVLGMADVLGWQHFSVLAHSRGAVIGTIAAATFPERIDRLALIDGLVPPPTSDEEAPDTLRKGIEQRARYRNRSSKVFDSLDVATAARKNGLFKLSDGAARALVERGVRACEGGYTWSNDPQLLASSLAKLNEAQVMAFLSRATMPILLALGKDGIQGMIERIRPIAELVPNMEIREFPGGHHLHMEESAEAIARWFLPFLEAKD is encoded by the coding sequence ATGAGCCCGTCCCCCCGAGAAATTACCCTGGATCTCCAGGGCAACACCATCGCCGCGCGCCAGTGGGGTAATCCGGATGGCGTGCCGGTATTGGCGCTGCACGGCTGGCTGGACAACTGCGCCAGTTTCGACGCCATGGCGCCCCATCTGCAGAGTCTCAACCTGGTAGCGGTGGATATGGCCGGACACGGGCAAAGTTATCACCGTCACCGCGATGCCAATTACACCGTGTGGACGGAAATCGAGGACGTGCTGGGGATGGCGGATGTCCTCGGCTGGCAGCACTTCTCCGTACTGGCGCACTCCCGCGGCGCGGTTATCGGCACCATCGCCGCGGCCACCTTTCCCGAGCGCATTGACCGCCTCGCTCTGATCGACGGTCTGGTGCCGCCGCCTACTAGTGATGAAGAAGCTCCGGATACCCTGCGCAAGGGTATCGAGCAGCGCGCGCGTTACCGCAACCGCTCCAGCAAGGTATTCGATTCGCTGGATGTGGCCACCGCGGCGCGCAAGAACGGGTTGTTCAAGCTGAGCGACGGTGCCGCGCGCGCTTTGGTGGAGCGCGGCGTGCGTGCCTGTGAAGGCGGCTATACCTGGAGCAATGATCCGCAGTTGCTGGCGAGCTCGCTGGCAAAGCTGAACGAGGCGCAGGTGATGGCGTTTCTGTCCCGTGCCACCATGCCGATTCTCCTGGCACTGGGCAAAGACGGTATTCAGGGCATGATCGAGCGTATCCGCCCCATTGCCGAACTGGTACCCAATATGGAAATTCGGGAATTTCCCGGCGGGCACCATCTGCACATGGAGGAAAGTGCCGAGGCGATTGCCCGCTGGTTTCTGCCGTTTCTAGAAGCGAAAGACTAG
- a CDS encoding DUF4389 domain-containing protein, whose amino-acid sequence MSNEELKKNLTSTNQWLRLIYMVLFAVLLEVAGFVMLAVVIAQFLFAIFTGGANDNLRRLGDQISTYIYQSLQFLIYNTEEKPFPFSEWPESEEEDLSTYESAEEFDGEIIGSEDDVDVIAEFEEVDEADSKTATAKTAEKPETKAANAGQDQADDETVIELGSDTPSDAEKSPGDK is encoded by the coding sequence ATGAGCAACGAAGAACTGAAAAAAAACCTGACCTCGACCAACCAGTGGCTGCGCTTGATTTACATGGTGCTGTTTGCGGTGCTGCTGGAAGTGGCCGGCTTTGTGATGCTGGCCGTGGTTATTGCGCAATTCCTGTTCGCTATTTTTACCGGTGGTGCCAATGACAATCTGCGCCGCCTCGGCGACCAGATTTCAACCTACATCTACCAGAGCCTGCAGTTCCTGATCTACAACACGGAAGAGAAACCCTTTCCGTTTTCCGAGTGGCCGGAGTCCGAGGAAGAGGACCTCTCCACCTATGAAAGCGCCGAGGAATTCGACGGCGAGATTATTGGCAGTGAAGACGATGTAGACGTCATCGCCGAGTTTGAGGAAGTGGACGAGGCGGACAGCAAAACGGCAACCGCCAAAACCGCAGAAAAACCAGAAACCAAGGCTGCGAATGCCGGGCAAGACCAGGCGGACGATGAAACCGTCATCGAGCTCGGCAGCGACACCCCCTCGGATGCCGAAAAGTCCCCCGGTGACAAGTAA
- the sixA gene encoding phosphohistidine phosphatase SixA, protein MLLLVMRHGRAEPYSKSDETRALTDEGRDDVAAVCKERASELAQVKTIWSSPFVRTRQTAKIVAETFEREVEIQELLTGDTPVDDLLNALAEADEDIFPLLLVSHQPLVGSLVNGLCGTGDEHPMGTSSLACLSAEVWARDCADLEWLQHKP, encoded by the coding sequence GTGCTGTTGCTTGTCATGCGTCACGGCCGCGCCGAGCCGTACAGTAAGAGCGATGAAACCCGCGCACTCACCGATGAAGGGCGCGATGATGTGGCTGCGGTGTGCAAGGAGCGCGCCTCGGAGCTGGCCCAGGTGAAAACCATTTGGTCGAGCCCCTTTGTGCGCACCCGTCAGACTGCCAAGATCGTGGCGGAAACCTTCGAGCGCGAGGTGGAAATCCAGGAGTTGCTCACCGGGGATACCCCTGTGGATGATCTGCTGAATGCGTTGGCCGAGGCGGATGAAGATATTTTTCCACTGCTGTTGGTCAGCCATCAGCCACTGGTGGGCAGCCTGGTCAACGGCCTTTGTGGCACCGGTGATGAACACCCGATGGGTACGTCGAGCCTTGCCTGCCTGAGTGCCGAAGTGTGGGCCCGCGACTGCGCGGACCTCGAGTGGCTGCAGCACAAGCCGTAG